In Merismopedia glauca CCAP 1448/3, the genomic window CTTTGCGCGGAAAAATCATCGGTTTTTGCATTTGCAAAGCTAAACCAGTTGCTGTAGGTAAAGAACCATAGGGAATACCAGCAATGCGATCGTATTCCAAATCTTTAATTATTTCAGCATAAGCATTTAAAACTTGATAGAAAATTTGGGGGTGAGAAATAATTTTTCGCAAGTCAATATAGTAAGGAAAAGTGGCTCCTGAAGCTTGAACGTAACTACCAAATAAAATGCATCCTAGATCGTAAAGCTGTAAAATTAAATCCAGATGAGGATGTTTATTTAACACGCAAACATCTGGCAACCAAAGGGAACAACTAGAACCTTCATTAATCACTTTGGTACGAGATTCATTGATCTCTTCCCTCAAGAAATTAATTTTGTCTCTGGGTGAATCTGCAATTAAAATATCTAGAGGAATAGGAATTAACAATCCCTCACCATTGTAATTTAATCCAGCCGCAAGAATATCGGTTAAATTACCGCCTTCTGCCCAAATACTGCGGGCGAGAATGATTCTTTCTGGCGCTGCTTGACGCACTCGCGCTAGCACTTCTGGGGAGGTAGTTCCAACTTCTAACCCGACTTGCTCTGGAGTGCCCCAAGTTTTGGCTTCTTGGACTACTTGGAGGTAGAAAGGGTTTTCCCTAGTAGGATACTCTTGTAAGGCTACAGCAGCCGGATTAGAGGTAGTACAGAGAATAAATACAGCCCGATCTGGATAAACTAGAAAAGGGGCGATATGATCTTGTCCAGAATAGGGACTCAAAGTAACTGCATCAACTCCCCAATCTTGGAACATTGTTCGCGCCAAGATGGTGCTGGTGTTGATATCGCCGTGCTTGGCATCCAAAATAATCGGAATATCTTTGGGGATAGCAGCGATCGCCCTTTGCAATAGTTCCATCCCTGGCGCTCCCAAGGCAGTGTACAATCCTAATGTGGGTTTGTAAGCGGCTACGAGATCGACAGTAGTAGTAATTTGGTCTTCTAACCAGTTCCACAAAGCTTCAATAGTGTTCTCAGAACTGGTTTTTGATAAGTAACGTTCTGGTAGTATTTCCAGATTGGGGTCAAGTCCCAGGAATAATAAAGATTGATTGCGAGCGATAGCTTGCTGTAATTTGTCTGTAAAGTTCATAGTTTGCCCCATCTAGCAGATTCAGATTCTGGTAACTTTGCCGAAAGAGCGGCTCTACTTGGTAGTTTTCCGTAATAATGTCAAAATTAGATGGAATACAGTTTTATAAGTCTTAGTTTTGACTAAAATAAATTCGTGGGTACTATAGGCTAATACACCTCAGTCACTGAGGTAAGTCAATATGGAGACAACCACAATTCCTGGATATGTTGTCCTGGAGCAACTTTATTGTAGTTCTAGGACTTTAGTTTACCGAGGGATGCGGGAGGCAGATCGAAAAGTAGTTGTCCTGAAATTACTTAGATGTCAGTCCCCCACCTTCGACGAAATTCGGCAATTTTGCCATCAATATACCATAGCCAAACACCTCAATCTTCCTGGGATAGTTCGTCCCTATGCTTTAGAACCTTATCGCCAGAGCTATGTACTGGTAATGGAGGATTTTGGGGGAATTTCGCTGCGTAAATACGCTCAAAACCGTTTATTGACTTGGGCTGAGGTCTTAGCGATCGCAATCGAGATCTGCCATATTCTCCACGACTTTTACTTAAACCGAGTCATCCACAAAGACCTGAAACCTGACAACATTTTAATCCACCCTCAAACCAAAGAAATCAAGATTATCGATTTTTCTCTAGCCTCACTTTTACCCAAAGAGACTCAAGAAGTCAAAAATCCTAATGTTTTGGAAGGTACTCTGGCGTATCTATCTCCAGAACAAACGGGACGTATGAATCGAGGTATCGATTATCGTAGCGATTTCTACTCGTTGGGCGTAACTTTATACGAACTACTCACAGGACATTTACCTTTCCCCACCGATAACCCAATGGAGTTAGTCCATTGCCATATTGCCAAATATCCTTCATCTGTTTGTCAGTTAAAACCAGAAATTCCTGAAGTATTAGGGGGTATTGTTGGGAAATTAATGGCAAAAAACGCCGAGAATCGCTATCAAAGTGCTTTGGGACTCAAATTCGATTTAGAACGATGTTGGCATCAACTCAACGAAACGGGGAAAATTGATTGGTTTGAGCTAGGTCAGCGAGACATCAGCGATCGCTTCTCGATTCCTGAAAAACTCTACGGGAGAGAGGCAGAAGTACAGACTTTATTAGATACATTTGAACGGGTAGCTAACGGTAGTTCTGAATTGCTCCTGATTACTGGTTTGTATGGAATTGGGAAAACGGCGGTAGTGAATGAAGTTCACAAACCTATCGTCAGTCAGCGAGGCTATTTCATTAAAGGTAAATTTGACCAATTCAATCTTAATATCCCTTTTTCAGCACTAGTCCAGGCTTTTCGAGACTTGATGTCGCAATTACTCAGTGAAAGCGATGCAGAACTTCATGATTGGCGAACGAAGATTCTCAAGGCTGTAGGTGATAACGGTCAGGTAATAATTGATGTTATTCCCGAATTAGAACAAATTATCGGAACGCAGCCTCCAGTTCCCAAACTCTCAGGTATAGCTGTCCAAAATCGCTTCAATCTGCTATTTGCCAAGTTTATTCAAGTCTTCGCTACAAAAGAGCATCCCTTAGTCATATTTCTCGATGACTTGCA contains:
- a CDS encoding bifunctional orotidine-5'-phosphate decarboxylase/orotate phosphoribosyltransferase, whose translation is MNFTDKLQQAIARNQSLLFLGLDPNLEILPERYLSKTSSENTIEALWNWLEDQITTTVDLVAAYKPTLGLYTALGAPGMELLQRAIAAIPKDIPIILDAKHGDINTSTILARTMFQDWGVDAVTLSPYSGQDHIAPFLVYPDRAVFILCTTSNPAAVALQEYPTRENPFYLQVVQEAKTWGTPEQVGLEVGTTSPEVLARVRQAAPERIILARSIWAEGGNLTDILAAGLNYNGEGLLIPIPLDILIADSPRDKINFLREEINESRTKVINEGSSCSLWLPDVCVLNKHPHLDLILQLYDLGCILFGSYVQASGATFPYYIDLRKIISHPQIFYQVLNAYAEIIKDLEYDRIAGIPYGSLPTATGLALQMQKPMIFPRKEVKAHGTRRAIEGNFEAGEKVLVVDDILISGKSVMEGAEKIKAAGLEVSDIVVFIDHEQGVKDRLKTNGYNAYSALTISEITETLYEAGRIGADQYEALQTH
- a CDS encoding ATP-binding protein, which translates into the protein METTTIPGYVVLEQLYCSSRTLVYRGMREADRKVVVLKLLRCQSPTFDEIRQFCHQYTIAKHLNLPGIVRPYALEPYRQSYVLVMEDFGGISLRKYAQNRLLTWAEVLAIAIEICHILHDFYLNRVIHKDLKPDNILIHPQTKEIKIIDFSLASLLPKETQEVKNPNVLEGTLAYLSPEQTGRMNRGIDYRSDFYSLGVTLYELLTGHLPFPTDNPMELVHCHIAKYPSSVCQLKPEIPEVLGGIVGKLMAKNAENRYQSALGLKFDLERCWHQLNETGKIDWFELGQRDISDRFSIPEKLYGREAEVQTLLDTFERVANGSSELLLITGLYGIGKTAVVNEVHKPIVSQRGYFIKGKFDQFNLNIPFSALVQAFRDLMSQLLSESDAELHDWRTKILKAVGDNGQVIIDVIPELEQIIGTQPPVPKLSGIAVQNRFNLLFAKFIQVFATKEHPLVIFLDDLHWADSASLNLIQLLMSELLISLQTRYLLFQPPAINFCTIACNKLHTP